One Aquisediminimonas profunda genomic region harbors:
- a CDS encoding LptA/OstA family protein, with protein sequence MRNALFLALALPLVAGPATGQALKGHNTNAPVDVEADRIEVQDRADRAIFVGNVRVSQADLTLASARLTVAYANGATSGVQIDRLDATGGVTIHKGDQTAQGSTAIYDLPRRLITMVGGVTLTQGGNRVSGGRMVIDLNSGRAVVDGSSIGASGTQGGSSGRVTGRFTVKKAQ encoded by the coding sequence ATGCGCAACGCTCTCTTTCTCGCCTTAGCTCTTCCGTTGGTTGCGGGCCCAGCAACAGGCCAAGCCCTCAAAGGGCACAACACAAACGCGCCTGTGGATGTGGAAGCTGACCGGATCGAGGTTCAGGATCGTGCCGATCGTGCCATTTTCGTTGGAAATGTGCGGGTCAGCCAAGCCGATCTGACTTTGGCATCGGCACGGCTGACCGTCGCCTATGCCAATGGCGCGACGTCGGGCGTCCAGATTGATCGGCTCGATGCAACGGGCGGTGTTACGATACACAAGGGTGATCAGACAGCTCAGGGTAGCACGGCAATCTATGATCTGCCGCGACGGCTGATCACAATGGTCGGTGGAGTCACGCTGACGCAAGGCGGTAACAGGGTGAGCGGCGGCCGCATGGTGATCGACCTTAATTCGGGCAGAGCCGTGGTCGACGGCAGTTCCATCGGTGCGTCCGGGACGCAAGGTGGCAGCAGTGGTCGCGTCACGGGACGTTTCACGGTCAAGAAAGCGCAATAG
- the lptB gene encoding LPS export ABC transporter ATP-binding protein — MNDVSTLDAITADPVATTNGLSVVSIAKSYDKRVVLSDVSLSVGRGEVVGLLGPNGAGKTTCFYSIMGLVKPDSGRIMLDGADITGLPMYRRAILGLGYLPQETSIFRGLTVEQNISAVLELAEPDKAQRAERLEFLLEEFGLTKLRGASAMALSGGERRRCEIARALAATPSIMLLDEPFAGIDPISIADIRDLVKDLKQRQIGVLITDHNVRETLDIVDRACIIYDGRVLFAGSPQELVADENVRRLYLGEGFSL; from the coding sequence ATGAACGACGTATCCACGCTTGATGCCATTACGGCTGATCCTGTTGCGACGACAAACGGACTGTCGGTCGTGTCGATCGCCAAATCCTATGACAAGCGCGTTGTACTTTCCGATGTTTCGCTTTCAGTCGGGCGCGGCGAGGTCGTAGGCCTGCTGGGTCCGAATGGGGCGGGCAAGACGACCTGCTTCTATTCGATCATGGGTCTTGTGAAGCCGGATTCGGGCCGCATCATGCTTGATGGAGCGGACATTACCGGCCTTCCCATGTATCGCCGCGCGATCCTGGGCCTCGGCTATCTGCCGCAGGAAACGTCAATCTTTCGCGGACTTACGGTCGAACAGAATATCAGTGCCGTCCTCGAACTGGCAGAACCCGACAAGGCCCAGCGGGCCGAGCGACTGGAATTCCTGCTTGAGGAATTCGGCCTGACGAAGCTTCGCGGTGCATCGGCGATGGCGCTTTCCGGGGGCGAGCGGCGGCGTTGCGAAATTGCGCGTGCCCTTGCCGCAACGCCGTCGATCATGCTGCTCGACGAGCCTTTTGCAGGCATTGATCCCATCTCGATTGCCGATATCCGCGACCTCGTGAAGGATTTGAAGCAGCGGCAGATCGGGGTTCTGATTACCGATCACAATGTCCGCGAAACGCTCGACATCGTGGATCGCGCCTGCATCATTTACGATGGCCGCGTCTTGTTCGCTGGAAGCCCGCAAGAGTTGGTCGCAGACGAAAACGTCCGCCGGCTCTATCTCGGTGAGGGCTTCAGTCTTTAG
- a CDS encoding cold-shock protein, giving the protein MSFDKGRRGERGGRGRDKRDSFGDDNFGGYAAGNDRFGGGGGGDRFGGGGDRFGGGGGGGGFRGGGAPRTSMPAQVVGEGTGVVKFFNGQKGFGFIVRDDGGEDVFVHISAVEQAGLTGLAEGQPLGFTLVDRGGKISATELKIDGEPMPVEDRPREPRPERSSGGGFGGDRGGGSRGPQRQLTGEKATGTVKFFNAMKGFGFVQRDDGQPDAFVHISAVERAGLRGLNEGDRLEFDIEVDQRGKFAAVNLVPSQ; this is encoded by the coding sequence ATGAGTTTTGATAAAGGGCGTCGCGGTGAGCGCGGCGGGCGCGGCAGGGACAAGCGCGATAGCTTCGGCGACGACAATTTTGGTGGATATGCCGCTGGCAATGACCGTTTCGGCGGCGGTGGCGGCGGTGATCGCTTCGGCGGCGGTGGAGATCGCTTTGGCGGCGGTGGCGGCGGCGGCGGGTTTCGTGGCGGCGGTGCGCCGCGCACATCGATGCCTGCCCAGGTTGTCGGTGAAGGCACTGGCGTCGTAAAATTCTTCAACGGCCAGAAAGGCTTTGGCTTCATCGTCCGTGATGACGGTGGCGAGGACGTATTCGTGCATATTTCGGCAGTCGAGCAAGCCGGTTTGACCGGGCTCGCCGAAGGGCAGCCGCTTGGCTTTACCCTTGTCGATCGCGGCGGCAAGATTTCGGCCACCGAACTGAAAATCGATGGGGAACCAATGCCCGTCGAAGATCGCCCACGCGAACCGCGCCCCGAACGGAGCAGCGGCGGCGGCTTTGGTGGCGATCGTGGTGGCGGTAGCCGTGGCCCGCAGCGCCAGCTGACGGGTGAAAAGGCGACTGGCACCGTCAAGTTCTTCAACGCAATGAAGGGCTTTGGTTTCGTCCAGCGTGACGATGGCCAGCCTGATGCATTTGTGCATATTTCGGCAGTCGAACGTGCGGGCTTGCGCGGCCTGAACGAGGGCGACCGTCTCGAATTCGATATCGAAGTTGATCAGCGCGGCAAGTTTGCTGCTGTCAATCTGGTTCCGAGCCAGTAA
- a CDS encoding LPS export ABC transporter periplasmic protein LptC, whose product MHETAVSQRSALQQWAAPGGRHDRLIAIARVALPSVIGVLAAGFVFAPLAMRGDVSFVLAKDTVAIAKERMRVTAATYRGEDGKGQPFQLTAGSAVQATSRDPVVKLSDLTATILLKDGPASLHADAGRYDMDREVVSVIGPVIFTSSGGYRLQTRDVAVGLKTRKLASGGPVDGQMPLGNFSADRIEADLGEHTVVLQGRAHLHIVQGRVR is encoded by the coding sequence ATGCATGAGACGGCCGTTTCACAGCGCTCTGCGCTTCAGCAATGGGCTGCGCCCGGCGGTCGCCATGACCGACTCATTGCAATTGCGCGCGTGGCGCTGCCTTCGGTGATTGGCGTGCTCGCAGCGGGCTTTGTCTTTGCGCCGCTCGCAATGCGGGGTGATGTCAGTTTTGTCCTTGCCAAGGATACGGTCGCTATTGCCAAGGAACGCATGCGCGTGACTGCGGCCACCTATCGCGGAGAGGATGGAAAGGGGCAGCCGTTCCAGTTGACCGCAGGTTCGGCCGTTCAGGCAACCTCACGCGATCCTGTTGTGAAGCTCAGTGATCTAACCGCGACAATCCTGCTCAAAGATGGTCCTGCTTCGCTTCATGCTGATGCCGGGCGTTATGACATGGACCGCGAAGTCGTCTCAGTCATTGGACCTGTGATTTTCACATCGTCGGGCGGATACCGGCTTCAGACCCGTGATGTCGCAGTTGGCCTAAAGACACGAAAGCTTGCAAGCGGTGGGCCGGTCGACGGGCAAATGCCGCTCGGAAATTTCAGTGCCGATCGTATCGAGGCGGATCTTGGCGAACATACGGTCGTGCTGCAGGGGCGCGCGCACTTGCATATCGTGCAGGGCCGCGTCAGATAG
- a CDS encoding TerC family protein has translation MTDIIGLFADPGIWLALLTLIVLEVVLGVDNLVFVAILSNKLPPEQQQRARRIGLGLALAMRLVLLGAIAWIVSLTAPIFDLGLAGPLGEHGEPTFETALSGRDLILIAGGLFLLWKATKEIHHAMDPEPSGEMLDKKGHAAVGFGATIAQIAVLNLVFSIDSILTAIGMTNQIPVMAVAIVVTVGIMLIASDPLASFIGKNPTVVMLALAFLMMIGAVLIADGFGVHVPKGYVYTAMGFSVLVELLNIMARDARQRKAAQRKEQAQ, from the coding sequence ATGACAGACATCATTGGCCTTTTTGCCGATCCGGGAATCTGGTTGGCCCTCCTTACCCTCATCGTTCTGGAGGTGGTCCTCGGCGTCGACAATCTTGTCTTCGTGGCCATTCTTTCGAACAAGCTTCCGCCCGAACAGCAACAGCGAGCGCGACGGATCGGTCTGGGCCTAGCACTCGCGATGCGGCTAGTCCTGCTTGGCGCTATCGCCTGGATCGTCAGCCTCACTGCGCCGATCTTCGACCTTGGCCTCGCAGGACCGCTGGGCGAACATGGCGAACCGACGTTTGAAACCGCGCTTAGCGGGCGTGACCTGATCCTGATTGCAGGGGGGCTTTTCCTTTTGTGGAAGGCCACCAAGGAAATCCACCATGCCATGGACCCTGAGCCAAGTGGCGAAATGCTTGACAAGAAGGGCCATGCCGCTGTGGGTTTCGGGGCGACGATTGCCCAGATTGCTGTGCTCAACCTTGTCTTTTCGATCGACTCCATCCTGACGGCGATCGGCATGACCAACCAGATCCCCGTGATGGCAGTTGCCATTGTTGTGACGGTCGGCATCATGCTGATTGCATCGGACCCCCTTGCCAGCTTTATTGGCAAGAACCCGACCGTCGTGATGCTTGCGCTCGCTTTCCTGATGATGATTGGTGCTGTGCTGATTGCCGACGGATTTGGCGTTCATGTTCCCAAGGGCTATGTCTACACGGCGATGGGCTTTTCGGTTCTTGTCGAGCTGCTCAACATCATGGCGCGAGATGCACGTCAACGCAAAGCGGCGCAGCGGAAAGAACAGGCCCAATGA
- a CDS encoding MarC family protein, which produces MSELFISALVTFFVVIDPPGCAPIFASLTAGTPASHRRAMALRSTATAGLILLLFGAFGEQFLGSMGISLDAFRIAGGIMLFMIAIEMVFEKRTERRENRAEEVKAHPEHEDISIFPMAIPMIAGPGSIASVMLMSARSKGIEESLTVLAALAVVLGVTLASLLAAGPLMKALGYKVEAMITRILGVVLAALAAQFIIDGIKASFQ; this is translated from the coding sequence TTGAGCGAGTTGTTCATTTCGGCGTTGGTGACCTTTTTCGTGGTCATCGACCCGCCGGGGTGCGCACCGATATTCGCGAGCCTGACCGCAGGCACCCCGGCGTCGCACCGTCGGGCAATGGCGCTGCGCTCCACCGCCACAGCCGGGCTGATCCTTCTGCTGTTTGGCGCATTCGGCGAACAGTTTCTGGGCTCCATGGGCATCAGTCTGGACGCGTTTCGGATTGCGGGCGGCATCATGTTGTTCATGATCGCTATCGAAATGGTTTTCGAAAAACGCACCGAGCGGCGGGAAAACCGGGCAGAAGAAGTCAAGGCCCATCCTGAGCATGAAGACATCTCTATCTTCCCGATGGCGATTCCGATGATTGCAGGGCCGGGGTCGATCGCGTCGGTGATGCTGATGTCGGCGCGCAGCAAGGGGATTGAAGAGAGCCTGACCGTGCTTGCGGCATTGGCTGTTGTGCTGGGTGTTACGCTAGCTTCTTTGCTGGCGGCCGGGCCGCTGATGAAAGCGCTTGGCTACAAGGTCGAAGCGATGATCACGCGGATTCTCGGGGTTGTTCTGGCCGCACTTGCCGCACAGTTCATCATCGACGGGATCAAGGCAAGCTTCCAATAG
- a CDS encoding ribonuclease D: MTIHFHEEDLPAGVLAEGPVAVDTETMGLQPGRDRLCLVQISDGGGDEHLVRFGPDSAFSAPNLKAVLADPARIKLYHFARFDLASIHAYLGVMAAPVYCTKIASRLVRTYTDRHGLKDLVKELLGVELSKQQQSSDWGAPAISDAQREYAASDVRYLHRMKAQLDARLLREGRMELAQSCFDFLPTRALLDLEGWPEVDIFAHA, encoded by the coding sequence ATGACGATCCATTTCCACGAAGAAGACTTGCCGGCGGGGGTTCTTGCCGAAGGGCCCGTTGCAGTCGATACCGAAACCATGGGCCTGCAGCCGGGCCGCGATCGCCTCTGTCTTGTGCAGATTTCCGACGGTGGAGGGGATGAACATCTCGTCCGCTTTGGCCCGGATAGCGCGTTTTCTGCGCCCAACCTCAAAGCGGTGCTTGCCGATCCGGCGCGCATCAAGCTTTATCACTTCGCCCGCTTCGACCTCGCTTCGATTCATGCCTATCTCGGCGTGATGGCGGCACCGGTGTATTGCACCAAGATCGCCTCACGGTTGGTGCGAACCTATACTGACCGGCATGGACTGAAGGACCTGGTCAAGGAACTCCTTGGCGTAGAGCTTTCCAAGCAGCAGCAATCATCGGATTGGGGTGCTCCTGCAATTTCCGACGCGCAACGTGAATACGCGGCCTCCGACGTCCGTTATCTTCACCGCATGAAGGCGCAGCTTGACGCGCGCCTGCTGCGTGAAGGACGAATGGAATTGGCTCAATCCTGTTTCGACTTCCTGCCGACGCGCGCGCTGCTTGATCTCGAAGGCTGGCCCGAGGTCGATATTTTCGCGCATGCATGA
- a CDS encoding DUF4870 family protein, with protein MTEPTYRPDATPGPSGFEFNRPTIIALLYLASCITGISALVGVVLCYVWKAEPHQPWEATHYTYLIRTFWIGVIGSVVGIITLLVGIGFLILLGIGIWSLVRTILSLVSAQKREAMKDPETLFI; from the coding sequence ATGACTGAACCGACATATCGACCCGATGCGACCCCCGGGCCAAGCGGCTTTGAATTCAATCGCCCGACAATCATCGCACTCCTTTACCTAGCGAGTTGCATCACGGGCATTTCGGCCCTTGTCGGAGTGGTGCTCTGTTATGTTTGGAAAGCCGAGCCGCACCAGCCCTGGGAAGCCACGCACTACACCTATTTGATCCGGACCTTCTGGATTGGCGTGATCGGATCCGTGGTCGGGATCATTACACTTTTGGTCGGCATTGGCTTCCTGATCCTACTCGGGATCGGCATTTGGTCGCTTGTGCGAACGATCCTGAGCCTTGTCAGTGCACAGAAACGCGAGGCAATGAAAGATCCGGAGACGCTCTTCATATAG
- the folD gene encoding bifunctional methylenetetrahydrofolate dehydrogenase/methenyltetrahydrofolate cyclohydrolase FolD — protein sequence MTAAIIDGKEFAAGLRVRVGEGVQAFKAETGSVPGLAVVLVGDDPASAVYVRNKGKQTVEAGMNSFEHKLPSDTAQADLIALVERLNADESVDGILVQLPLPGHLDELAVVSAINPDKDVDGLHVVSAGRLASGLPGLVSCTPLGCMMLIRDTLNGDLAGKEAVVIGRSILVGKPVAQLLLAANCTVTMAHSRTRDLADVVRRADIVVAAVGRPEMVKADWVKPGACVIDVGINRVPAADGKTRLVGDVDTAGVSAVAGSITPVPGGVGPMTIACLLHNTLQAARMRRGMPQDRRF from the coding sequence ATGACAGCAGCGATCATTGATGGAAAAGAATTCGCCGCCGGGCTTCGCGTTCGGGTAGGCGAGGGTGTGCAGGCATTCAAGGCGGAAACAGGGTCTGTCCCCGGCCTTGCTGTGGTGCTTGTGGGGGACGATCCGGCGAGTGCCGTCTATGTCCGCAACAAGGGCAAGCAGACAGTCGAGGCTGGCATGAACAGCTTTGAACACAAGCTGCCGTCAGACACGGCGCAAGCCGATCTGATTGCGCTGGTCGAGCGACTGAATGCCGATGAGTCGGTGGACGGGATTCTGGTCCAGCTTCCGCTGCCGGGGCATCTTGACGAACTGGCCGTCGTCAGTGCGATCAATCCGGACAAGGATGTTGACGGATTGCACGTCGTCAGCGCGGGACGGCTGGCGTCCGGTCTGCCCGGGCTGGTCAGCTGCACTCCGCTAGGCTGCATGATGCTGATTCGCGATACTCTGAACGGCGACCTTGCGGGCAAGGAAGCGGTCGTGATCGGCCGCTCGATCCTGGTGGGGAAGCCGGTTGCACAGTTGCTCCTAGCGGCCAATTGCACGGTCACGATGGCGCACAGCCGGACGAGGGACCTGGCCGATGTCGTGCGTCGTGCGGATATTGTGGTTGCTGCGGTGGGTCGACCGGAAATGGTCAAGGCGGACTGGGTCAAGCCTGGCGCCTGCGTGATCGATGTCGGGATCAATCGCGTTCCGGCCGCTGATGGCAAGACGCGTTTGGTGGGTGACGTTGATACTGCGGGGGTGTCTGCCGTCGCCGGGTCGATCACCCCTGTGCCGGGCGGCGTCGGCCCGATGACGATTGCCTGCCTTCTGCACAATACGTTGCAGGCCGCCCGGATGAGGCGCGGCATGCCGCAGGACCGGAGATTTTGA